Proteins from a genomic interval of Bradyrhizobium sp. G127:
- a CDS encoding septum formation initiator family protein, translated as MVSRSRLKAVMTGLALYAIAAALIAYFGVNAYTGKYGLNARQDLDQEIVQLTAELARLKAERIAADQRVALLRSDRVDPDMLDERARYQLDYVHPRDVVRMIGPN; from the coding sequence ATGGTTTCACGCTCCCGACTCAAAGCCGTCATGACCGGCCTCGCGCTCTACGCGATCGCGGCGGCGCTGATCGCCTATTTTGGCGTCAATGCCTACACCGGCAAGTACGGGCTGAATGCACGGCAGGATCTCGATCAAGAGATCGTGCAACTGACGGCGGAACTGGCGCGGCTCAAGGCCGAACGCATTGCGGCCGATCAGCGCGTGGCGCTGCTTCGCTCCGACCGCGTCGATCCCGATATGCTCGACGAACGCGCCCGTTATCAGCTCGATTACGTACATCCGCGTGATGTGGTCCGGATGATCGGTCCGAACTGA
- the kdsA gene encoding 3-deoxy-8-phosphooctulonate synthase, whose translation MNAKISAAPVVSAGNVTFGNALPLAVIAGPCQLESRAHALETASALKEIAARLGIGLVYKTSFDKANRTSASAARGIGLETALPIFAEIRSSLGLPVLTDVHEIDQCARVAEAVDVLQIPAFLCRQTDLLLAAAATGKVVNVKKGQFLAPWDMANVVAKITGGGNANVLVTERGASFGYNTLVSDMRALPILARTTGAPVIFDATHSVQQPGGKGTSSGGEREFVPVLARAAVAVGVAGVFIETHPDPDNAPSDGPNMVPLKDFEALVKNLMAFDTLAKSGTR comes from the coding sequence TTGAACGCCAAGATCTCCGCAGCCCCGGTGGTGTCCGCAGGCAACGTCACATTCGGCAACGCGCTGCCGCTGGCGGTGATCGCAGGGCCGTGCCAACTGGAAAGCCGCGCGCATGCGCTTGAGACCGCGTCGGCGCTGAAGGAGATCGCGGCGCGTCTCGGCATCGGGCTGGTCTACAAGACCTCATTCGACAAGGCCAACCGCACCAGCGCGTCCGCCGCGCGCGGCATCGGACTTGAGACCGCGCTGCCGATCTTTGCCGAAATCCGTTCGTCGCTGGGATTGCCGGTGCTGACCGATGTGCACGAGATCGATCAGTGTGCGCGCGTCGCCGAAGCGGTGGACGTGTTGCAAATTCCGGCGTTCCTGTGCCGCCAGACTGATTTGCTGCTGGCGGCGGCGGCCACCGGCAAGGTGGTCAATGTCAAGAAGGGGCAATTCCTCGCACCCTGGGACATGGCCAACGTCGTCGCCAAAATCACCGGTGGCGGCAACGCCAATGTGCTGGTGACCGAGCGCGGCGCGTCGTTTGGCTACAACACCCTGGTCTCCGACATGCGTGCGCTGCCGATCCTGGCACGCACCACCGGCGCGCCGGTGATCTTCGACGCCACCCATTCGGTGCAGCAGCCCGGCGGCAAGGGCACCTCGAGCGGCGGCGAGCGTGAGTTCGTGCCGGTGCTCGCGCGGGCGGCGGTTGCGGTCGGTGTCGCGGGTGTGTTCATCGAGACCCATCCCGATCCTGACAACGCGCCATCGGACGGCCCCAACATGGTGCCGCTGAAGGATTTCGAGGCGCTGGTGAAAAATCTCATGGCATTTGACACGCTTGCAAAGAGCGGGACGCGCTAA
- a CDS encoding NIPSNAP family protein has product MSKIYEMRVYRCLPGRLPNLLKRFENTTLELWKKHGIRQAGFFTTAVGESNQELTYFLEWDSMADRETKWTAFMTDPAWISARAETEKDGQIVGNIVNQFLVPTAFSSVK; this is encoded by the coding sequence ATGAGCAAGATTTACGAGATGCGCGTGTATCGCTGCCTGCCGGGTCGTCTTCCCAATCTGCTGAAGCGGTTTGAGAACACCACGCTGGAGCTTTGGAAAAAGCATGGCATTCGTCAGGCGGGCTTTTTCACCACCGCAGTCGGTGAATCCAATCAGGAACTCACGTATTTTCTGGAATGGGACTCGATGGCGGACCGCGAAACGAAGTGGACCGCGTTCATGACCGACCCGGCTTGGATTTCCGCGCGCGCCGAGACCGAGAAGGACGGTCAGATCGTCGGCAACATCGTCAATCAGTTCCTGGTGCCGACGGCGTTCTCGTCGGTGAAGTAA
- the queF gene encoding preQ(1) synthase: MSRKPRISKAAAQSLQLGHQVETPASPDQAKVDRVPNPHPGTDYLVRFVAPEFTTLCPITGQPDFAHLVIDYVPGQWLVESKALKLYLTSFRNHGGFHEECTISIAKRLVKEIKPRWLRIGGYWYPRGGIPIDVFWQTGKLPGGVWVPDQGVAPYRGRG; this comes from the coding sequence ATGTCCAGAAAGCCCCGCATCAGCAAGGCCGCTGCGCAGTCCCTGCAACTCGGTCATCAGGTCGAAACCCCGGCCTCGCCCGACCAGGCCAAAGTCGACCGCGTGCCCAACCCGCATCCCGGCACGGATTATCTGGTGCGTTTTGTGGCGCCCGAATTCACGACGCTGTGCCCGATCACCGGCCAGCCCGATTTCGCTCACCTTGTGATTGATTATGTGCCCGGCCAGTGGCTGGTCGAGTCCAAGGCCTTGAAGCTCTATCTCACCAGCTTCCGCAACCACGGCGGCTTCCATGAGGAATGCACCATCTCCATTGCCAAGCGGCTGGTGAAGGAGATCAAGCCGCGCTGGCTGCGGATCGGTGGCTACTGGTATCCGCGCGGCGGCATTCCCATCGATGTGTTCTGGCAGACCGGAAAACTGCCGGGCGGCGTCTGGGTGCCCGATCAGGGTGTCGCGCCCTATCGCGGGCGGGGCTAG
- a CDS encoding VOC family protein has translation MPRGLDHIVHAVSDLDAAADVYRRAGFTIGARNRHQWGTHNHVVQFPGFFIEILTVAEPEKLGDDGLSQHFGSPNREAITRGDEGFSMLVLESTDSNADVADFARSGIGVSQALPFSREAKLPDGSATTVGFSLVFARDARSPHTGFFTCRQQNPAAFWKPDYQQHANGASGVLGAVLAAGNPADHHIFLEAFTGVRDLHASSMGMTAHTPRGDIEIMEPVAFHDQFGVTPKLDGEGASIKGLRLAAPDIDRIARVLRDGGIAFRRHVGRLVVPPEAAFGATLIFEAPGRI, from the coding sequence ATGCCTCGCGGTCTCGATCACATCGTTCATGCCGTTAGCGATCTCGATGCGGCAGCGGACGTCTATCGGCGCGCCGGCTTTACGATTGGCGCGCGCAACCGGCATCAGTGGGGCACGCACAACCACGTCGTTCAGTTTCCCGGCTTTTTCATCGAAATTCTGACAGTGGCCGAGCCTGAAAAGCTCGGCGACGACGGCCTGTCACAGCACTTCGGCAGTCCCAATCGCGAGGCGATCACGCGCGGCGACGAAGGCTTCTCGATGCTGGTGCTGGAAAGCACCGACAGCAATGCCGACGTGGCCGATTTCGCCCGCAGCGGCATTGGCGTCTCGCAGGCCCTGCCGTTTTCCCGCGAGGCAAAATTGCCGGACGGCAGCGCGACGACGGTGGGATTCTCGCTGGTCTTCGCCAGGGATGCGCGATCGCCGCACACCGGCTTCTTCACCTGCCGCCAGCAAAATCCGGCGGCGTTCTGGAAGCCCGACTATCAGCAACACGCCAACGGCGCGAGCGGCGTTCTCGGCGCGGTTCTCGCTGCCGGCAATCCGGCCGACCATCACATTTTTCTGGAGGCATTCACCGGCGTCCGCGATCTGCATGCGAGTTCGATGGGCATGACGGCGCATACGCCGCGCGGCGATATCGAGATCATGGAGCCGGTCGCCTTTCACGATCAGTTCGGTGTGACGCCCAAACTGGACGGCGAGGGCGCCTCGATTAAAGGACTACGTCTGGCGGCGCCGGACATCGACCGTATCGCGCGCGTGCTCAGGGACGGCGGGATTGCGTTCCGGCGTCATGTCGGGCGGCTCGTTGTTCCGCCCGAGGCCGCCTTCGGCGCAACCCTGATATTCGAGGCTCCCGGCAGGATTTGA
- a CDS encoding CoA transferase produces the protein MQGPLAGIKVIEIGQALAGPLAGAIMADMGADVIKIEKPDGGDDARGWGPPFIEEASIMFHITNRNKRSVTIDMKDAAGIEKLKTLVRGADILIQNLRSGVVNDLGIGPGDMRALNPRLIYCSIWAFGPKGPLSKAPGFDPLLQAFGGVMMQTGRHEDPPTFCAPAINDKATAQWCVIGALAALQQRHVTGQGCVIDTSLLDSAASWVDSSLATYHVTQELSPRTGAATPTIVPYQVFETADRPMVIAAGYDRLFHKLAAALGFPEWATDPRFARGRDRFLHREALLGLMKPVLLTKTRAEWLARFEAVGVPCSPVNTIAELEQTEQFKASDLLRVLPGSGLPVIGLPISFDGQRPHPHSGAPHLGQHNDDVLG, from the coding sequence ATGCAGGGTCCGCTCGCCGGAATCAAAGTCATTGAAATCGGACAGGCGCTCGCCGGTCCGCTGGCCGGCGCAATCATGGCGGACATGGGTGCCGACGTGATCAAGATCGAGAAGCCCGACGGCGGCGACGATGCGCGCGGCTGGGGGCCGCCGTTTATCGAGGAGGCCTCGATCATGTTCCACATCACCAACCGCAACAAGCGCTCGGTGACCATCGACATGAAGGATGCCGCCGGCATCGAGAAGCTCAAGACCCTGGTGCGCGGCGCCGACATCCTGATCCAGAATCTGCGCTCCGGCGTGGTCAACGATCTCGGCATCGGCCCCGGCGACATGCGCGCGCTCAACCCGCGGCTGATCTATTGCTCGATCTGGGCGTTCGGGCCGAAGGGGCCGTTGTCGAAAGCGCCGGGCTTCGATCCGCTGTTGCAGGCGTTCGGCGGCGTGATGATGCAGACCGGCCGTCACGAAGACCCGCCGACCTTCTGCGCGCCCGCCATCAACGACAAGGCCACTGCGCAGTGGTGCGTGATCGGCGCGCTTGCGGCGCTTCAGCAGCGCCACGTCACCGGCCAAGGATGCGTGATCGATACCTCGCTGCTCGACAGCGCCGCATCATGGGTGGATTCGTCGCTGGCGACCTATCACGTCACCCAGGAACTCTCGCCGCGCACGGGTGCCGCGACGCCGACCATCGTGCCGTATCAGGTATTCGAGACCGCCGACCGTCCGATGGTGATCGCCGCCGGTTACGACCGGCTGTTTCACAAGCTCGCAGCGGCGCTCGGATTTCCGGAATGGGCGACAGACCCGCGGTTCGCGCGGGGCAGGGATCGCTTCTTGCATCGCGAGGCTTTGCTGGGACTGATGAAGCCGGTGCTGCTGACAAAGACACGGGCCGAGTGGCTGGCCAGGTTCGAGGCGGTCGGCGTGCCGTGCAGTCCGGTCAACACCATTGCGGAACTTGAGCAGACCGAACAATTCAAGGCGTCCGATCTGCTTCGCGTGCTGCCGGGAAGCGGGTTGCCGGTCATCGGATTGCCGATTTCATTCGATGGTCAGCGCCCGCATCCGCATTCCGGCGCGCCGCACCTGGGGCAGCATAACGACGACGTGCTTGGGTGA
- a CDS encoding PAAR domain-containing protein codes for MRTMLFCQIALAAALSTTVLAQSTGVPGVITGGADGVTFNGKPAARQGDTTSDGSAIVEGSPNVFINGRPAAVLGGRTGCGGVVVGGAGGIYINGKPAARTGDQTSGCPN; via the coding sequence ATGCGAACCATGTTGTTTTGCCAGATCGCTTTGGCAGCAGCTCTCTCGACGACAGTGCTGGCCCAGTCGACCGGCGTGCCCGGCGTCATCACCGGCGGCGCGGACGGCGTGACCTTCAACGGAAAGCCCGCGGCACGCCAGGGCGACACCACGAGCGACGGCAGCGCGATTGTGGAGGGATCGCCCAACGTCTTCATTAACGGCAGGCCCGCGGCGGTGCTCGGCGGCAGAACCGGATGCGGCGGCGTGGTGGTCGGAGGCGCTGGCGGAATCTATATCAACGGCAAGCCGGCGGCACGTACCGGCGACCAGACGTCGGGGTGTCCGAACTAA
- a CDS encoding MFS transporter yields the protein MLPILNVIAMVTFASALSSRAMEPVVPLVSTDLAVSIAAAASLSTAMALTFAIVQPIIGAAADVFGKPRLLIVCLSLLGVANIAGALAASFEMLFLSRILCGIAAGGTFPVAMGLASDLVPLERRQVALGRLLSGAMAGNLLGATASGVIGDFLGWRGVLTVLGLLMVFASVAVWLGFRRGGVTHAKQAVNFSALKRGYRTIIGNPKARICFAAVFFNGLLVFGFFPFVAALLFELGETRASIPGVIIAVFAIGGLIYTVTVSRMLAAFGVKALMIGGALVVTIQFVIVALGPDWRVQAICFLLMGIGFYSFHGSLQVFSSDLAPEARASAMSLHAFCFFMGQAAGPIVYGFALAHFGTLFTLSLSGTIMLVSGVTAAWLLNRLPPDRSAPA from the coding sequence ATGCTGCCAATCCTCAATGTCATCGCTATGGTGACCTTCGCCTCGGCTCTGTCGTCGCGCGCGATGGAGCCGGTTGTGCCGCTGGTGTCGACCGACCTTGCAGTCAGCATCGCGGCTGCGGCCAGCCTGTCCACCGCGATGGCGCTGACATTTGCGATCGTCCAGCCGATTATCGGTGCGGCGGCCGATGTGTTCGGCAAGCCGCGGCTCCTGATCGTCTGCCTGTCGCTGCTCGGGGTCGCGAACATCGCCGGCGCGCTGGCCGCGTCATTCGAAATGCTGTTCTTGTCCCGTATCCTCTGCGGCATCGCCGCCGGTGGTACGTTTCCGGTCGCGATGGGGCTGGCGTCCGATCTCGTGCCGCTGGAGCGGCGGCAGGTGGCGCTGGGCCGTCTGCTGTCCGGCGCCATGGCGGGCAATCTACTCGGCGCGACGGCGTCGGGTGTCATCGGCGACTTCCTTGGCTGGCGCGGCGTCCTCACCGTACTGGGCCTGCTGATGGTGTTCGCATCCGTTGCGGTCTGGCTCGGTTTCCGGCGCGGCGGAGTCACCCACGCGAAACAGGCGGTGAACTTCTCAGCGCTCAAGCGCGGCTACCGCACGATCATCGGCAATCCAAAGGCGCGAATCTGTTTTGCGGCAGTGTTCTTCAACGGGCTTCTCGTGTTCGGATTCTTCCCGTTCGTGGCGGCGTTGCTGTTCGAACTGGGGGAAACGCGGGCGTCCATTCCCGGGGTGATTATCGCTGTTTTCGCCATCGGTGGTCTAATCTATACGGTGACGGTGTCGCGGATGCTGGCGGCTTTCGGCGTCAAGGCGCTGATGATCGGCGGCGCACTGGTGGTGACGATTCAGTTCGTCATCGTCGCGCTGGGACCGGACTGGAGGGTGCAGGCTATCTGCTTCCTGCTGATGGGGATTGGCTTCTACAGCTTCCACGGCTCGCTGCAGGTGTTCTCCAGCGATCTCGCGCCGGAGGCGAGGGCGTCGGCGATGTCGCTGCATGCCTTCTGCTTCTTCATGGGGCAGGCGGCTGGCCCCATCGTCTACGGTTTCGCGCTCGCGCATTTCGGCACACTGTTCACGCTGTCGCTGAGCGGGACTATCATGCTCGTCAGCGGCGTGACGGCGGCATGGCTGTTGAACCGCCTGCCGCCCGACCGAAGCGCTCCCGCCTAG
- a CDS encoding NADPH-dependent FMN reductase — translation MAHSVAVIVGSLRKESFSLKIANAFAKLAPSSLKLEIVTLHGLSFFNQDLEAPPSADWVTFRETIQKSDAVLFVTPEYNRSVPGVLKNAIDVGSRPYGKSSFNGKPTGIVANSPGPLGGVAAAMHLKTILPGISGPIMQQPEIYLNGIGTAFDDKGNLTTEALEKVMKAYIDAFAAWVDRLKK, via the coding sequence ATGGCCCATTCCGTCGCCGTCATTGTCGGCAGCCTCCGCAAGGAGTCGTTTTCCCTCAAGATCGCCAATGCGTTCGCCAAGCTTGCTCCATCGTCGCTGAAGCTTGAGATCGTGACCTTGCACGGTCTGTCGTTCTTCAATCAGGATCTGGAAGCGCCCCCCTCGGCGGACTGGGTGACGTTTCGCGAAACGATTCAGAAGTCCGACGCGGTGCTGTTCGTGACGCCGGAATACAACCGGTCCGTTCCCGGCGTCCTTAAGAATGCCATCGACGTCGGATCGCGTCCCTATGGCAAAAGCTCTTTCAACGGCAAGCCGACCGGGATCGTGGCCAATTCCCCCGGACCGCTGGGTGGCGTAGCGGCGGCCATGCACTTGAAAACCATTCTGCCAGGTATTTCCGGCCCGATCATGCAGCAGCCGGAAATCTACTTGAACGGGATCGGCACCGCCTTCGACGACAAGGGCAATCTGACAACGGAAGCCCTTGAGAAGGTGATGAAGGCCTACATCGACGCGTTCGCGGCCTGGGTCGATCGCCTGAAGAAATGA
- the eno gene encoding phosphopyruvate hydratase, translated as MTAIVDIIGREILDSRGNPTVEVDVILEDGSLGRAAVPSGASTGAHEAVELRDGDKSRYLGKGVQNAVEAVNGEIFDAVGGMEAEQQVQIDDTMIDLDGTPNKSRLGANAILGVSLAVAKAAAESLGMPLYRYVGGTSARTLPVPMMNIVNGGVHADNPIDFQEIMVMPVGAKSFSEGLRCGAEIFHTLKGELKKAGHNTNVGDEGGFAPNLPSADAALDFVMSAIGKAGYSAGKDVMLALDCASTEFFKNGAYVYEGEKKTRSRSEQAKYLADLVSRYPIVSIEDGMAEDDMDGWKELTDLIGAKCQLVGDDLFVTNVTRLADGIRKGLGNSILVKVNQIGSLTETLAAVEMAHKAAYTAVMSHRSGETEDSTIADLAVATNCGQIKTGSLARADRTAKYNQLLRIEQELGNQAIYAGRAALKALA; from the coding sequence ATGACCGCAATCGTCGACATCATCGGCCGCGAAATCCTCGACAGCCGTGGCAACCCGACCGTGGAAGTCGATGTGATCCTTGAGGATGGTTCGCTGGGCCGCGCCGCGGTTCCGTCGGGCGCCTCCACCGGCGCGCATGAGGCCGTCGAACTGCGCGACGGCGACAAGAGCCGTTATCTCGGCAAGGGCGTTCAGAACGCGGTCGAGGCCGTCAACGGCGAGATCTTCGACGCTGTCGGCGGCATGGAAGCCGAACAGCAGGTCCAGATCGACGATACCATGATTGATCTCGACGGCACGCCCAACAAGAGCCGCCTCGGCGCCAACGCCATTCTCGGTGTGTCGCTGGCGGTCGCCAAGGCTGCTGCGGAATCGCTCGGCATGCCGTTGTATCGCTATGTGGGCGGCACCTCGGCGCGTACGCTTCCCGTGCCGATGATGAATATCGTCAACGGCGGCGTCCACGCCGACAACCCGATCGATTTCCAGGAAATCATGGTGATGCCGGTCGGCGCGAAGAGCTTCTCCGAGGGCTTGCGTTGCGGCGCGGAGATTTTCCACACGCTGAAGGGCGAACTGAAGAAGGCCGGCCACAACACCAATGTCGGCGACGAGGGCGGCTTCGCGCCGAACCTGCCGTCGGCGGACGCGGCGCTCGACTTCGTCATGAGCGCGATCGGCAAGGCCGGATATTCCGCGGGCAAGGACGTGATGCTGGCGCTCGATTGCGCCTCCACCGAATTCTTCAAGAACGGCGCCTACGTCTATGAAGGCGAAAAGAAAACCCGTTCGCGCTCGGAGCAGGCAAAATATCTTGCCGATCTCGTGTCCCGCTATCCCATCGTCTCGATCGAAGACGGCATGGCGGAAGACGACATGGACGGCTGGAAGGAACTGACCGATCTGATCGGAGCGAAGTGCCAGCTCGTCGGCGACGATCTGTTTGTCACCAACGTCACGCGCCTCGCGGACGGCATCAGGAAGGGTCTCGGCAATTCCATTCTGGTCAAGGTCAACCAGATCGGCTCGCTGACCGAGACACTGGCGGCCGTCGAGATGGCGCACAAGGCGGCCTACACCGCGGTGATGTCGCATCGTTCCGGCGAGACGGAGGATTCCACCATCGCCGATCTCGCGGTGGCGACCAACTGCGGGCAGATCAAGACCGGCTCGCTGGCGCGCGCCGACCGCACGGCAAAGTACAACCAGTTGCTGCGCATCGAGCAGGAACTCGGCAACCAGGCGATCTACGCGGGCAGGGCCGCGCTGAAGGCGCTTGCCTAA